The bacterium DNA window GATATTGGACATTGGAAATTGGACATTTTTTTGACATTTGAACTTGGGATTTGGGATTTATTATAGAATGGATGAATTTTAAAACAGCCAAACATATAAAATACGATATACTGAATAGTTACAAATAAATAAATTAAATCAGAAATCTTAAAATCCAAAATTTTATGTTAGACACCCTTCTTATCAATCAGGAACGGCTTCCACCACAAGCACTTGATGCTGAAATATCCCTCCTTGGGGCTATGCTAATGGATAGGGAGGTAATCAATGAGGTGGTTGAGCTTTTAAGAGAGGATGATTTTTATAGGGAATCCCATAGAAAGATATATAAAGCAATGCTCAATCTCTGGGAAAGGAATGAGCCTGTTGACCTTGTTACTCTATCTGATGAGTTAAATAAAAGCGGTTCTCTCTCTATAATTGGTGGTGCAACATACCTTACAGGACTAATTTCCTCTGTTCCACCATCTTCCAATGCACCCTATTATGCAAAGATCATCTCCCAAAAAGCAGCCTTAAGAGAGCTTGTCTTGGCTGGTCAACAAATTACAAGGATGGGCTATGAACAAATTGGCGATGTCTCTGATATTTTAGACAAATCCGAACAGCTTGTTTTTAACATTGCCTCAAAAAAGGTAAAGGGTGGATTTATATCCATAGGAGATATGTTAAAGCCAGAAGATATTGAGGCTCTGTGTGCCCATAAGCCACATATAACAGGGATTCCCACAGGTTTTGTTGACCTTGATGAGCAAACAGCAGGCTTTCAGCCATCAGACCTTGTTATTATTGCTGGAAGGCCATCTATGGGAAAGACATCTTTAGCCCTTTCTATTGCCCAGCATGTTGCTATTAAAGAAAAAACAGCGGTTGGCATATTTTCATTTGAAATGAGTCAGGCTCAGCTTGTTATTAGGCTTCTATGTGCTGAAGGTCGTGTTGATGCCCATAGATTAAGGATAGGCCAGCTTAAAAAGGATGAGCTTCCAAGGATCTCTTTAGCAGCTGGAAATTTAAGGGAGGCAGAGATTTACCTTGACGATACAACGCCTATGACTGTCATTGAGATGAGGGCAAAGGCAAGGAGGCTTAAGGCAAAAAATAATATTGGGCTTCTTATAATTGATTATTTGCAATTGATAGAGGGAAGAAGGGACCTAGAGAATAGGCAGCAAGAAATATCAGAAATATCAAGGTCTCTTAAATCTCTGGCAAAGGAGCTAAATATTCCCATTGTTGCTTTATCCCAGCTATCCCGTGCAACAGAGGTTCA harbors:
- the dnaB gene encoding replicative DNA helicase: MLDTLLINQERLPPQALDAEISLLGAMLMDREVINEVVELLREDDFYRESHRKIYKAMLNLWERNEPVDLVTLSDELNKSGSLSIIGGATYLTGLISSVPPSSNAPYYAKIISQKAALRELVLAGQQITRMGYEQIGDVSDILDKSEQLVFNIASKKVKGGFISIGDMLKPEDIEALCAHKPHITGIPTGFVDLDEQTAGFQPSDLVIIAGRPSMGKTSLALSIAQHVAIKEKTAVGIFSFEMSQAQLVIRLLCAEGRVDAHRLRIGQLKKDELPRISLAAGNLREAEIYLDDTTPMTVIEMRAKARRLKAKNNIGLLIIDYLQLIEGRRDLENRQQEISEISRSLKSLAKELNIPIVALSQLSRATEVQRRKPQLSDLRESGAIEQDADVVLFVYREEYYKPTEDNEGIAEVIIGKQRNGPIGTVKLAFLKQYAKFENLSRIKE